DNA sequence from the Penicillium psychrofluorescens genome assembly, chromosome: 3 genome:
GTGCGCGCCCAAGTAGGTTTGGCACTGCGCAGGGACGCCTGCTGAGAGAGCATCTCTTGCGCGGCGAACCCGCCGTCGGCATCGGTGTGCGGCCGGGTGAAGGGGAAGACGGTAGTGTCCAGTGTGCCCTGGACCTGCTCTTCGAGTAGCTGCTTGAGACCTAATTCGTACCGCGATAAACTGAGTTCCTCCGAATCGGGTGCCGGTGCACGGCGGTTGAAAAGCGGTTGTACTGGAGGTTTTTCATCTCGGAGAGGTTTCTCCACTCGTACACCGAGTAGGTCCAGATTGGCGATGACATCCCCGTCTTGCCCGGGGAGCTGTGCATGTGCCATCAGTTTGCGAATATCTCCTCCTAACAGCCCGCCGCGATACATGATGTACAGAAGTAGAAGCCGGAGTCGGTCTAGGTGCAGGACCGCATCATCATCTAGCAGCTGGACAAGTTGCGCCGCCAGATTCTTTGCCTTCTTGTAGTTCTCATCGAGACCCGTAGCGAATGACTGCTCGATGGAGCTCACCTCCAGAAGCTTGCGATCTTGGAACAGCTTCATGCATTCGTCCGCCATGTTTAGATGCAGCGTGTATGCATTCTTGCCCTCTTGAAATTCGGTCAGTCCTGCCAACATGTCCTTAATCGTGTCCACATTGGCTGAGTTTTGACTGCAAGCGTCACGTTAGCAAATGAATTCCcacgaaaagaaaaaagacaCACTGACTCTTCGGCAAATTGTGGATGGGCCCGTCGAAATCTATGGAAATCATCGCCCAGTCTCTCAACCACATCCTTCATGTGCACATGACGGTAGTCCACCCAGACCTTGTCATTCTCGCCGATCTCCATATCCTTCGTTTCTTCATTCGCGCCGCCTTCGTTGATGACGGTCTTGTAGGTGACCTTATCCCCGTCCTTGATGGGCAAAAGATCGTGTACCATGGCCTGATATGTGAATTCGTGGAGAAGAGGTGCATAAACATCCATCGAGCGATCCACGACCATGAGAACTCCTCGAGGGCGCGATGACGGAGGCGGAAAATCGCGTTGATGCTGTGCAAATTGATCGAGCTCACTCTGAATGAATTTGGCCAGATGAGAGCATAGCACAGCAGCTTCGTGGGTCGGGGTCCGCGGCCGATAATACCGAATCACAGGATATTCGCCCAGACTTGCGCAAAGCGATACGACCTGCAACTCCGGTTAGCAGGCGCCCTCAAGATATTGATTCCAACCCTTGCCTTTTGTGCTAGATCTCGGAGATGGCTTGGGACCAAAGAATTGCAGCTCGGATGGAACAGAATCGGGAAGCTCCATGGATCCCGAAAAGTCACGACGCGCGATTCTCTGGGGTAGAAATGGATGTTCATGATGCGGGTGTCTGCAATGCGATCACGAGCTATCTGGGACCGGTCCAGCCGAGTGCGCTGTTGTGGATCGAGAACTATGGGTGCCGTCAGTCAAGCCGCGGAAGTCGACGGGTTGGCCGGCAGCACACTGACATGAAGTCCAAACCAAAAATGCCTTCCTGTATCGTCCCACCTCGATGTCGGCCATCAGGCAATCCACGATGTGGCTCTCCGGTGACAGTATATATAGCGCGTCCATGTCGAGGTTGGAAGGGCGGCGGTGCTCGATCTGTTCGATATCTAGGGGGGAGGGCAGTTGAGCGAGGTGTGCATTTGCATCGCAGGGAGGAAGTCGGGCTCACTggagatgttgaagttgaggaTTTCCTCCTCATTGACGGCACCATTGATCAGTTTCCGACTGGtctcgtccaccaccaggACTTTCCACTGCATAGGGGAGGGGCTGTCAGCGCTGTTCGCCTT
Encoded proteins:
- a CDS encoding uncharacterized protein (ID:PFLUO_004791-T1.cds;~source:funannotate); the encoded protein is MGSSIITIQRDIILNNIRHAGGPDWKVLVVDETSRKLINGAVNEEEILNFNISNIEQIEHRRPSNLDMDALYILSPESHIVDCLMADIEVVSLCASLGEYPVIRYYRPRTPTHEAAVLCSHLAKFIQSELDQFAQHQRDFPPPSSRPRGVLMVVDRSMDVYAPLLHEFTYQAMVHDLLPIKDGDKVTYKTVINEGGANEETKDMEIGENDKVWVDYRHVHMKDVVERLGDDFHRFRRAHPQFAEDQNSANVDTIKDMLAGLTEFQEGKNAYTLHLNMADECMKLFQDRKLLEVSSIEQSFATGLDENYKKAKNLAAQLVQLLDDDAVLHLDRLRLLLLYIMYRGGLLGGDIRKLMAHAQLPGQDGDVIANLDLLGVRVEKPLRDEKPPVQPLFNRRAPAPDSEELSLSRYELGLKQLLEEQVQGTLDTTVFPFTRPHTDADGGFAAQEMLSQQASLRSAKPTWARTRTTEQPRQRIIVFMAGGATYAESRACYEVSQNYGRDVFLATTHMLTPGLFMRQVGDLSVDRQRLDIPADRPRPAAPAHLFEREKPAAPTPPPQKKKPVPTSHLNPPAPPEALMANMSINANGSGSTPPPGGKPNKKEKEKKDKEKKYRFFK